Genomic window (Methanosphaera sp. WGK6):
GATCTTCATATAAATGAAGTCCGTCTTGTTCTGAGCATTCCATAGCAACACCAGGTCCCATAACTTCAGTTAAGCCATATATATTGTATGCTGGTGTTTTGAATTTTTCCTCGATTTGTTGTCTCATTTCATCAGTCCAACTTTCAGAACCAAAACCAATTACATTAAGATTTAAATCTTCTGGTTTTATTCCCATTGATTCTAATTCTTCTGCTATATGTAATCCATAGGATGGTGTAAAAATTAATACTGATGTTTTGAAATCTTTTAGTAATTCAATTTGTCTTAGAGTTTGTCCTGTAGATATAGGTACTACTGTTGCACCTACTTTTTGTCCACCATAATGAACTCCAAATCCTCCAGTAAATAAACCATATCCATGAGTATTTTGGATAATATCATCTTCACCTACACCCATCATGGTTAATCCTCTAGCTATAACTTCGCTCCATGTGTCTAGGTCTTCTTTAGTATAACCTGATACTGTTGGTTTTCCAGTTGTTCCACTTGAAGTATGTATTTCTACTATTTCTTTTTGTGGTACTGCAAATAATCCGAAAGGATAAGAAGCTCTCAAGTCTGTTTTTGTTGTGAATGGTAGTTTTTCAATATCTTCAAGAGTTTCTATGTCTTCAGGATATACTTCTTCTTCGGTGTATCTTTTATGGTAGTATGGTACTTTATTAAAAGCAGTTGTAACAACTTCTTGCAGGCGTTTTAATTGTAATTCTTTCATGTCATCTAATGACATGCATTCAATTGGTTCATCCCAAATCATGTATTTACTTCCTATTTATTTTTTCATTAATTAATAGTATATAGAAAGTATTTAATTAATTTGTTGTATTAAGGAGAATATTTAGTTATTAAATTCATAATATTGTTTTAATCAATAATAAGTTAACAGATAATGTAATTATATAATACAAGTATATTTAATTTTAAAATAGATAATTAATATTAATAAAAAGTTAGTATAATTAAGATTCATATTCTAACTTTGATTATTAGTTTGGAAGGGTGAAAAAATGAGTGATAAAAAAATAACATATGATGATGTTAAACAATATGAATCATTATTTACAATGGTACCTTCATTTATTTTAGGTACAACTATAAAAAGAAATACTAATGTAGTATCTAAATTCAAATCAATAGTATTATCTAATCTAGAAAGTTTAAGTCCTGAAAATAGGGAAAAATTGAATATTATATTAGAATCAGAGGTTTCAGAATTACAATCCGTTATGAAAATTGCTTATTCTAAAACAAAGAAAAAACAGTATAAATTATTAGCAGATCCTAAGGCTGTTGATTTTATAAAATTTAATTTAAATGAGTTAAAAAAATTACTTTAAAAAAGAAGAATGTTTAGAATAATTTTTTTTTATTCTATATTCACATTAATTTTTTCTTTAGTATCTT
Coding sequences:
- a CDS encoding phenylacetate--CoA ligase family protein, which codes for MIWDEPIECMSLDDMKELQLKRLQEVVTTAFNKVPYYHKRYTEEEVYPEDIETLEDIEKLPFTTKTDLRASYPFGLFAVPQKEIVEIHTSSGTTGKPTVSGYTKEDLDTWSEVIARGLTMMGVGEDDIIQNTHGYGLFTGGFGVHYGGQKVGATVVPISTGQTLRQIELLKDFKTSVLIFTPSYGLHIAEELESMGIKPEDLNLNVIGFGSESWTDEMRQQIEEKFKTPAYNIYGLTEVMGPGVAMECSEQDGLHLYEDHFYPEIIDPNTMKQLPEGNEGELVLTTLTRVGMPLIRFRTRDITDIHHEKCGCGRTLIKMGKIRGRTDDMLKIKGVSVFPSQIEKALLSIKGVEPHYQIILTRPDVLDQIEVKVEASPDIFFDNVKELVGIRDKLAQAIHDEIGLRVNVTLVEPKTIDRVDSGKAVRVIDKRNE